A stretch of the Neosynechococcus sphagnicola sy1 genome encodes the following:
- a CDS encoding NAD(P)/FAD-dependent oxidoreductase translates to MAHIIVIGAGLGGLPTAYELRHVLPREHRITLISNQPKFTFVPSLPWVGLGLKSLDQIQLDLATIVPRHGIELILDAVTAIDPKAKQIQLQGQILDYDYAVIATGPELALDAIPGLGPEGGYTQSVCNPHHAVLAGVAWEKFLADPGPIVVGAAPGASCFGPAYEVAFLMHHVLQQKGLRSHVPITFITSEPYAGHLGIGGMANSRWLMRKFMAAREIELMENTAISHFEAGAVHLADGRRIPSKYTMVLPPFRGPRFLREVPGLTDAKGFVPILPTYRHPNFESIYAVGVITQLKAVEPTPIPTGAPKVGLMTEEMALAVAHNISLELGVISGLQLRPTLQAVCFADFGDTGALFLADPLLPDEAGHRHRALTYNGIWVGWMKSGFEKYFLTKMRLGWTIPWFERWGFRAIGLPLVEPIAPSPELIQVNG, encoded by the coding sequence ATGGCTCACATTATTGTCATTGGTGCGGGACTGGGAGGATTGCCCACTGCCTATGAACTGAGGCATGTATTGCCGCGTGAACATCGGATCACGCTGATTTCAAATCAACCGAAGTTTACGTTTGTGCCTTCATTACCTTGGGTCGGGTTGGGGTTAAAGTCCCTCGATCAGATCCAGTTAGATTTAGCTACGATCGTTCCTCGGCACGGCATTGAGTTGATTCTGGATGCCGTGACAGCAATTGATCCAAAGGCCAAACAAATTCAGCTCCAGGGTCAGATACTGGACTACGACTATGCCGTCATTGCCACAGGGCCAGAACTGGCGCTAGATGCTATTCCAGGGTTGGGGCCCGAGGGAGGTTACACTCAATCGGTGTGTAATCCTCACCATGCTGTGTTGGCAGGGGTCGCGTGGGAAAAATTCTTAGCCGATCCAGGGCCAATTGTGGTGGGTGCGGCACCGGGAGCTAGTTGTTTTGGCCCCGCCTATGAGGTTGCCTTCTTGATGCATCACGTTTTGCAGCAGAAGGGACTGCGATCTCACGTCCCGATCACCTTCATTACTTCAGAACCCTACGCTGGTCATCTCGGCATCGGTGGTATGGCTAACTCCCGCTGGCTGATGCGCAAATTCATGGCGGCTCGGGAAATTGAACTAATGGAAAATACGGCGATTTCGCATTTTGAAGCAGGCGCGGTACATCTAGCGGATGGACGGAGGATTCCATCAAAGTACACAATGGTCTTGCCGCCCTTTCGCGGACCACGCTTCTTGCGCGAAGTACCGGGCTTAACTGATGCCAAGGGCTTTGTACCCATATTACCCACTTATCGTCATCCTAACTTTGAGTCGATTTACGCCGTGGGAGTGATCACCCAACTCAAAGCCGTGGAGCCAACCCCGATCCCCACGGGGGCTCCCAAGGTGGGACTGATGACCGAAGAAATGGCTCTGGCGGTTGCCCATAATATTTCCCTGGAGTTAGGTGTTATCTCTGGACTTCAGCTTAGACCCACGCTACAGGCGGTTTGCTTCGCGGATTTCGGCGATACGGGAGCGCTATTTTTAGCCGATCCACTGCTACCGGATGAGGCAGGACATCGCCACCGGGCGCTCACCTATAACGGCATTTGGGTGGGGTGGATGAAGTCAGGATTCGAGAAATATTTTCTAACGAAGATGCGCTTAGGCTGGACGATTCCCTGGTTTGAGCGTTGGGGCTTTCGGGCGATCGGGCTGCCGCTGGTGGAACCGATTGCTCCCAGTCCAGAACTGATTCAGGTCAACGGATGA
- a CDS encoding ArsR/SmtB family transcription factor: MEIVFNPEELEVLAGRFKILAEPTRLQILAALCNQERSVQQICEYTGLHQGNVSRHLRLMKDAGVVTCRREGIWRYYRVIDRQLLELCAHLRQSLID; the protein is encoded by the coding sequence ATGGAAATTGTCTTCAACCCTGAGGAACTGGAGGTACTCGCAGGCCGATTCAAGATTCTGGCAGAACCCACCCGCCTGCAAATTCTGGCAGCCCTGTGCAATCAAGAACGCAGTGTGCAGCAAATCTGCGAGTATACCGGACTCCACCAGGGTAATGTCTCCAGACATTTGCGCTTGATGAAGGATGCTGGCGTAGTGACCTGCCGTCGGGAAGGAATTTGGCGTTATTACCGAGTGATTGATAGGCAATTACTGGAATTGTGCGCTCATCTTCGTCAATCTCTGATCGATTAG
- a CDS encoding efflux RND transporter permease subunit yields MIQKQPHEHPSLSSNAPRLGFVGNLAKKFIDSKLTPLIILVALLLGIGAILILPREEEPQITVPMADVFVQMPGASAKDVEQRVTAPLEKLIKELPGVEYIYSTSRPGSSLVIVRFLVGQNTEDSVVKLYNKLYANFDKIPSGVSQPLIKSRSIDDVPILTLTLWGEQSSGAELRQIAAQLDEQIKQVPDVSETTLIGGQKRQLRVDLDPVRLNAFGLTPLEIATAIQAQNAELASGAFSQNNHSFLVRTQSFIGSAKDAKGLVVAVANNQPVYLRDVATVTDGSEEPASYVFFGQGNVDQGARQAIPLQGETEAVTIAIAKRAGANAIQVSHRVLHKLEQIQHHYLPQNVHLTVTRDYGEIAAERSNELLFHMLIAVGSVTLLMWFVMGKKEAMVVAISIPVTLSLTLASFVFYHFTLNRVTFFALIFSIGILVDDAIVVVENVGRHLQLPDNKTRLQLSTNRRRTLQQIVLEAVDEVGNPTILATLAVIAAILPMAFVGGLMGPYMLPIPLGASAAMIFSAMVAFIVVPWATVQVFSGSSHAAHDHGEDALSQLYRRFMYPLVHYPRRGTTFLVATVMALVLIVGGLAGSRLVILKMLPFDNKSELQVVVNMPEGTTLEQTARATKEMGQYLATVPEVLHYQSYVGTSSPYNFNGLVRHYFLRSGTNVADIQVNFLPKGERNRQSHEIAKAIRPKLKEISDRYHARIQVAEIPPGPPVLQTLVTEIYGPDYNGQIDLATKIRQLYQSTDGVVDVDWYVEAPQTDYRLVIDREKAALNGISPAQISEVLQMALSGQNVGLLHDENAREDVSINLRFSQSSRSSLEDLTSLSLKGIHGNLVPLSALVNTTTTTADTSIYHKNLQPVVYVLGDVSGKVESAVYAMLNLQPQIDKLVPTTGTKIQTYLTEQPPTTETYGIKWDGEWQVTYEVFRDLGIAFAVVLLLIYALVVGWFQSFTTPLVIMAAIPFSLIGIMPAHWLMGSFFTATSMIGFIAGAGIVVRNSIILVDFIELRLKEGMPLEEAVIDAGAVRFRPMLLTAAAVFVGSAIILADPIFQGLAISLMAGEVASLLLSRSAVPILYYKLWRDRKGIQKDANAGGDHPIVEITSDRMR; encoded by the coding sequence ATGATTCAGAAGCAACCGCATGAACATCCATCTCTATCTTCTAATGCCCCCAGATTGGGATTTGTAGGTAACTTAGCCAAGAAATTCATTGACTCAAAACTAACGCCACTGATCATTCTGGTGGCACTGCTATTAGGGATTGGTGCCATCCTAATCCTGCCAAGGGAAGAAGAACCACAAATCACGGTACCAATGGCAGATGTGTTTGTGCAAATGCCGGGAGCCTCTGCCAAGGATGTGGAACAGCGGGTCACGGCACCTCTGGAGAAGTTGATTAAAGAACTGCCCGGCGTGGAATATATTTACTCCACATCACGTCCCGGCTCATCGCTAGTAATTGTGCGATTTCTGGTTGGGCAGAATACAGAAGATTCTGTGGTTAAACTTTACAATAAACTCTACGCCAACTTTGACAAGATTCCTTCCGGTGTCTCCCAACCACTCATTAAGTCAAGGTCAATTGATGATGTACCGATTCTGACCCTGACATTGTGGGGAGAGCAGAGTAGTGGAGCCGAATTACGGCAGATTGCGGCTCAATTAGACGAACAAATTAAGCAAGTTCCCGATGTTTCCGAAACGACCCTGATCGGTGGACAGAAGCGACAACTGCGAGTCGATCTTGATCCAGTTCGATTAAATGCCTTTGGCTTAACGCCCCTAGAGATAGCAACAGCAATTCAGGCTCAAAATGCTGAACTTGCCAGTGGTGCCTTCAGTCAAAATAATCACTCGTTTTTAGTGAGAACCCAGAGTTTCATTGGATCTGCGAAAGATGCTAAAGGACTTGTCGTTGCAGTTGCCAACAATCAACCTGTTTATTTGCGAGATGTCGCAACCGTTACGGATGGCTCGGAGGAACCTGCAAGTTATGTATTTTTTGGACAAGGGAACGTCGATCAAGGGGCGCGGCAGGCTATACCCCTGCAAGGGGAAACCGAAGCGGTGACGATCGCGATCGCCAAACGTGCTGGAGCTAATGCAATTCAGGTATCTCATCGGGTTCTGCATAAGCTAGAGCAAATTCAACACCATTATCTTCCCCAAAATGTTCATCTAACCGTGACCCGAGACTACGGTGAAATAGCGGCTGAACGTTCTAACGAACTACTGTTTCATATGCTGATCGCAGTCGGTTCTGTGACGTTGCTGATGTGGTTTGTGATGGGTAAAAAGGAGGCAATGGTCGTTGCCATCTCAATTCCCGTCACCTTGTCATTAACCCTTGCTAGCTTTGTCTTTTATCACTTCACGCTGAATCGAGTCACCTTCTTTGCCCTGATCTTCTCCATCGGAATCCTAGTGGATGATGCGATCGTGGTGGTGGAAAACGTCGGACGGCATCTACAATTGCCAGACAATAAAACCCGGTTGCAATTATCCACGAATCGCCGTCGCACCCTGCAACAGATTGTGCTGGAAGCGGTGGATGAAGTGGGTAATCCCACGATATTGGCAACCTTGGCGGTCATCGCTGCCATTCTCCCCATGGCATTTGTCGGGGGATTGATGGGGCCTTATATGCTGCCAATTCCCCTCGGTGCCTCTGCTGCCATGATCTTTTCAGCGATGGTGGCCTTCATCGTTGTCCCTTGGGCAACCGTGCAAGTTTTCAGCGGCTCTAGTCATGCTGCCCACGATCATGGGGAAGATGCCCTGAGCCAGCTTTATCGTCGCTTTATGTATCCCTTGGTGCATTACCCCCGTCGAGGAACGACGTTTCTGGTGGCGACGGTGATGGCGCTGGTCTTAATCGTAGGTGGACTGGCCGGTTCCCGGCTGGTGATTCTGAAAATGCTGCCCTTTGACAATAAGAGTGAGTTGCAGGTGGTAGTGAATATGCCAGAGGGCACGACCCTGGAGCAGACCGCCAGAGCGACGAAGGAAATGGGACAATATCTCGCTACGGTTCCTGAAGTTCTTCACTATCAAAGTTATGTGGGTACCTCTTCACCCTATAACTTTAATGGTTTGGTGCGGCACTACTTTCTGCGATCAGGAACCAATGTTGCGGATATTCAGGTGAACTTTTTGCCGAAGGGGGAACGCAACCGACAGAGCCATGAGATTGCCAAAGCCATTCGTCCCAAGCTCAAGGAAATTAGCGATCGCTACCATGCCCGAATTCAGGTTGCCGAAATTCCTCCTGGCCCTCCAGTTTTACAAACTCTGGTGACTGAGATTTATGGCCCTGATTACAATGGCCAAATTGACCTAGCGACTAAAATTCGCCAGTTGTATCAGTCAACTGATGGTGTCGTCGATGTGGACTGGTATGTGGAAGCGCCTCAAACGGATTATCGATTGGTGATCGATCGCGAAAAAGCCGCGTTGAATGGCATCAGTCCGGCTCAAATTTCAGAAGTCTTGCAAATGGCGCTGTCTGGTCAAAATGTAGGGCTGTTACATGATGAAAATGCCCGTGAGGATGTGTCAATCAATCTGCGGTTCAGTCAGTCAAGTCGCAGCAGTTTAGAGGATCTAACATCCCTTAGCCTTAAGGGGATTCATGGAAATTTGGTACCTCTGAGTGCCCTGGTAAATACAACAACAACGACAGCAGACACCAGCATTTATCACAAGAATCTACAGCCTGTTGTCTATGTCTTGGGCGATGTGTCTGGCAAAGTTGAGAGTGCCGTCTATGCCATGCTCAACCTGCAACCTCAGATCGACAAACTTGTTCCAACCACTGGTACAAAGATTCAGACTTATCTGACTGAACAACCCCCAACCACCGAAACCTATGGGATCAAATGGGATGGTGAATGGCAAGTCACCTATGAGGTTTTCCGCGATCTTGGGATTGCCTTTGCGGTGGTACTGTTGCTGATTTATGCGCTGGTTGTTGGTTGGTTTCAGTCATTTACAACGCCATTGGTGATCATGGCCGCCATTCCCTTTTCGCTGATCGGTATTATGCCAGCCCACTGGTTAATGGGATCATTTTTTACTGCGACTTCCATGATTGGATTCATTGCTGGAGCTGGAATTGTGGTGCGGAACTCCATCATCTTGGTGGATTTCATCGAGTTACGCCTCAAGGAAGGAATGCCCTTAGAGGAAGCGGTCATCGATGCAGGAGCAGTGCGGTTCCGTCCCATGCTTTTAACTGCTGCCGCTGTATTTGTCGGATCGGCAATTATCCTCGCTGACCCCATCTTCCAAGGATTAGCAATCTCGCTCATGGCTGGTGAAGTGGCCTCCTTGTTACTGTCGCGATCGGCAGTACCGATTCTGTATTACAAACTTTGGCGCGATCGCAAAGGAATTCAGAAGGATGCCAATGCTGGTGGAGATCATCCAATTGTCGAGATCACGAGTGACCGAATGAGGTAG
- a CDS encoding HupE/UreJ family protein — MKSISSISPQVREPQSWKQRQLRAIAIIAGVSLSLSNAAHQAQAHHAMGGGLPATAWEGLLSGLAHPVIGLDHLAFVVAIGLLAAGRHWGALIPAAFVGAAMVGTGLHLGSLDLPGAEIAISLSVLLLGLILIWNQQLNFALITGIAAIAGVFHGYAYGESIVGAEITPLVAYLVGFTLIQAAIALSALGVGQLLAEKAAQSLMQLRRISGYAFALVGIAFLATALA; from the coding sequence ATGAAATCTATATCCAGTATTTCCCCCCAGGTGCGAGAACCTCAATCCTGGAAACAGCGACAACTCCGAGCGATCGCCATTATTGCCGGGGTGAGCCTGTCCCTATCGAACGCCGCTCACCAAGCCCAGGCTCACCATGCCATGGGAGGGGGGCTCCCTGCAACTGCCTGGGAGGGGTTGCTCTCTGGACTTGCCCATCCGGTGATTGGCCTGGATCATCTCGCCTTTGTCGTGGCAATTGGGCTCCTCGCCGCTGGGCGTCATTGGGGGGCGTTGATTCCAGCAGCGTTTGTCGGTGCCGCGATGGTGGGAACAGGACTGCATTTGGGCAGCCTGGATCTCCCCGGTGCCGAAATCGCAATTTCCCTGAGTGTGTTGCTATTGGGCTTGATCTTAATCTGGAATCAACAACTCAATTTTGCCCTGATCACGGGCATTGCTGCGATCGCAGGCGTGTTTCATGGCTACGCCTATGGAGAGTCGATTGTGGGTGCTGAAATAACGCCCTTGGTGGCCTATTTAGTTGGTTTTACCCTGATTCAGGCCGCGATCGCCCTCTCGGCTTTAGGGGTGGGTCAGCTCCTTGCTGAGAAAGCAGCCCAATCCCTCATGCAGCTGAGACGGATCAGTGGTTATGCCTTTGCTCTAGTTGGGATTGCCTTTCTTGCTACTGCCCTGGCTTAG
- a CDS encoding metal ABC transporter solute-binding protein, Zn/Mn family, which produces MSSLRWLPWKPSVLVIMVSFVGGCHAPTPQATGSPAASPRLQVVVTTSVLCGLTQEIAQGAVALNCLVKPGTDPHVYQPTPEDRKAIETAALILYGGYNFEPSLIKLVKATSNPAPKVAVGEVAVPQPLMFNAADPDPHVWHNAQNGVRMVAVIQTQLTQLDQRHKDRYRHNAQVLTHHLTQLDTWIRSQIATIPVTSRKLITTHDALGYYAAAYGIPVEGVTSGD; this is translated from the coding sequence ATGTCTTCCCTCCGTTGGTTACCCTGGAAACCCTCCGTCCTTGTGATCATGGTGAGTTTTGTGGGTGGGTGTCATGCTCCTACCCCCCAGGCCACAGGCTCCCCCGCTGCCAGTCCCAGACTACAGGTGGTTGTCACCACTAGTGTGCTCTGCGGCCTCACACAAGAAATCGCCCAAGGAGCCGTTGCTCTCAACTGTTTGGTCAAGCCAGGAACTGACCCCCATGTCTATCAACCAACACCGGAAGACCGGAAGGCGATCGAAACCGCAGCCTTAATTCTCTACGGCGGTTACAATTTTGAGCCGAGTTTGATCAAATTGGTCAAAGCCACCTCTAATCCAGCTCCGAAGGTGGCCGTGGGTGAGGTGGCTGTACCTCAACCCTTGATGTTCAACGCAGCCGATCCTGATCCCCACGTCTGGCACAACGCCCAGAATGGGGTACGTATGGTGGCGGTGATTCAAACGCAGCTGACGCAGCTGGATCAGCGTCACAAAGATCGCTATCGCCACAACGCCCAGGTGCTCACCCACCATCTCACCCAGTTAGATACCTGGATTCGCTCCCAGATTGCGACCATTCCCGTCACCTCCCGTAAGTTAATCACCACCCACGATGCCTTGGGTTATTATGCCGCCGCCTATGGGATTCCGGTGGAGGGGGTCACTTCAGGGGATTAG
- a CDS encoding DUF3122 domain-containing protein produces the protein MGCRIRKFLSWLLLLGAIVLVVLLRLGLLNPPLAAADIRELEEAPGQIVHQSRQTLKDQHGNGWQAVAFKRIRPEGQTSFELRLVGFPGVVEIDRSQPLTLTSSLGKTLVAADASNNMFTDRDRPETNVGQYDLEPLLPQLQAEIPLQLTLPTLQGEAIRLSVPPSLVQEWQTVSRYN, from the coding sequence ATGGGATGTCGAATTCGCAAGTTTTTATCGTGGTTATTGTTGTTAGGCGCGATCGTGTTGGTGGTTTTACTGAGGTTAGGACTATTAAATCCTCCCCTTGCAGCAGCTGACATTCGAGAACTCGAAGAAGCACCGGGACAAATCGTCCATCAGTCTCGCCAAACCCTTAAAGATCAGCATGGTAATGGCTGGCAGGCTGTTGCCTTCAAGCGCATCCGACCCGAAGGGCAAACCAGCTTTGAACTCAGGCTGGTGGGCTTTCCCGGCGTGGTTGAAATTGATCGCTCCCAACCCCTGACGTTAACAAGTTCATTGGGGAAGACCCTGGTGGCTGCTGACGCTTCCAACAATATGTTCACCGATCGCGATCGCCCGGAAACAAACGTCGGCCAGTATGACCTTGAGCCATTACTACCGCAGTTACAAGCAGAGATTCCCCTCCAGTTAACATTGCCAACGCTTCAGGGTGAGGCTATTCGGTTATCGGTACCACCCTCATTGGTTCAAGAATGGCAAACTGTTTCCCGCTACAACTAA
- a CDS encoding rhodanese-like domain-containing protein, producing MTSTKKQSMNPVLLTSTQLKSLQNQLLIIDVRGWLEYWMGHIPGAQRLSRNRILKEISKDQEIALTCLSGHRSAIAAQWLVTQGYRQVYNLKGGLLAWQSTGYSVQRGNHP from the coding sequence ATGACATCAACTAAAAAACAATCGATGAATCCAGTCTTACTCACGTCAACTCAACTGAAGTCGCTTCAGAATCAGCTCTTAATCATTGATGTGCGCGGTTGGTTGGAATACTGGATGGGGCATATTCCCGGAGCACAACGGTTAAGTCGTAACCGCATTCTGAAGGAGATCTCCAAAGATCAGGAAATTGCCCTCACCTGTCTCTCAGGTCATCGGAGCGCGATCGCAGCTCAATGGTTAGTAACTCAGGGCTACCGTCAGGTCTACAACCTGAAAGGTGGCTTATTGGCATGGCAAAGCACAGGTTATTCTGTGCAGCGGGGCAATCATCCTTAG
- a CDS encoding Uma2 family endonuclease, whose product MVPTLAQPLTLQEFLALPEGDVIYEFVDGQAVPKLSDPDMSPKYFHSSVTGILFVLLHQWSQGRGRTRIEWAVSLVRQEQAWVPVPDLTYISYDRLPLTWGEDAPCPVPPELTIEIISPGQTFGAMLEKVTHYLLAGILRAWVVDTQAHSITVFFPDQLPRTYTGNTSLSDPLLEGLKLTAREVFQDLQ is encoded by the coding sequence ATGGTTCCGACCCTAGCTCAACCTCTCACCCTACAAGAATTTCTTGCCCTGCCAGAAGGCGATGTCATCTACGAATTTGTTGACGGGCAAGCAGTTCCCAAGCTTTCAGACCCAGATATGTCTCCCAAATACTTTCATAGTTCCGTGACCGGCATCCTGTTTGTGTTGTTGCACCAGTGGAGCCAAGGACGGGGGCGAACTCGCATTGAATGGGCTGTTTCCTTAGTCCGTCAAGAGCAAGCTTGGGTACCTGTACCTGATCTGACCTATATCTCCTACGATCGCCTTCCCCTAACCTGGGGCGAAGATGCCCCCTGCCCCGTTCCCCCAGAACTCACGATCGAAATTATCTCTCCTGGGCAGACCTTTGGCGCAATGCTTGAGAAAGTAACCCATTATCTGTTGGCAGGTATCCTCAGGGCCTGGGTGGTAGATACCCAGGCTCACAGCATTACCGTCTTCTTTCCTGATCAGCTTCCCCGTACCTATACAGGCAATACTTCCCTTTCTGATCCTTTGCTGGAAGGGTTGAAACTTACAGCACGAGAGGTATTCCAAGATTTACAGTAA
- a CDS encoding efflux RND transporter periplasmic adaptor subunit gives MTHTTSDKPLHEAFDQTINGLGEQKQSPSLPFSLKRWGLLLGGTLILAGGTWGMLQLTRSPQAPEAPLAPAIAVETLTLRSQFIANTLELSGTIRPIDQATLSTRVMGRITHLALESGDRFRKGESLVRIDVMDMTAQTSQAQSGVAQAQSEVIRSQAILNQLESQKIEAQAALRLATINQSRMAQLQGEGAVAQSRLDEANTTLEEAKARVAQTEAGIRQAQAAIAQSRAAVQRAESGVASASVSESYGTVIAPFDGVVVEKLAYEGEMAALGTALLKVENPNRLQIEISVPEADLRFVRVGQQVKVRVDAVRQTFNATIQQIVPAANPNSRSFLIKIPLHDSENLISGMFGRIALPLGEQQETILIPRNALIQRGQLQGVYVVKTNNSQSIAVLRWVKTGHQQHGQVEIVSGLITGDRIIRTNIGQLSDGQPITIQE, from the coding sequence ATGACTCACACCACCTCAGATAAACCGCTTCATGAAGCCTTCGATCAAACAATTAATGGATTAGGTGAACAAAAGCAGTCTCCCTCACTACCATTTTCTTTGAAGCGTTGGGGACTATTGCTGGGAGGAACATTGATCCTGGCTGGAGGAACCTGGGGAATGCTGCAACTTACCCGTTCTCCCCAGGCACCAGAAGCCCCATTAGCCCCAGCAATTGCGGTTGAAACCCTGACGCTGCGCTCCCAGTTCATTGCCAATACCCTAGAACTCTCTGGGACGATTCGCCCCATTGATCAGGCCACTCTGTCAACCCGGGTGATGGGACGGATCACACACTTGGCGCTGGAATCTGGCGATCGCTTCCGTAAAGGCGAGAGTCTGGTTCGCATTGATGTCATGGATATGACGGCTCAAACCAGTCAGGCACAATCAGGGGTGGCTCAAGCACAATCAGAAGTCATCCGTTCCCAGGCAATCCTAAATCAATTAGAGTCCCAAAAAATTGAGGCTCAAGCTGCCCTGCGATTGGCAACGATCAACCAGTCTCGAATGGCTCAACTGCAAGGCGAAGGAGCGGTTGCCCAATCTCGACTAGATGAGGCAAATACCACCCTGGAGGAAGCCAAGGCAAGAGTTGCCCAAACAGAAGCAGGCATTCGGCAGGCACAGGCGGCGATCGCCCAGTCCCGCGCTGCCGTCCAGCGGGCAGAATCTGGGGTGGCCTCGGCATCCGTGAGTGAGAGCTACGGCACAGTGATCGCACCCTTTGATGGGGTTGTAGTGGAGAAACTTGCCTATGAAGGAGAGATGGCAGCGCTTGGAACGGCACTGCTGAAAGTTGAAAATCCCAACCGACTCCAGATAGAAATCTCAGTCCCAGAAGCAGACTTGCGCTTCGTCCGTGTCGGTCAACAGGTCAAGGTACGGGTGGATGCCGTCCGTCAAACTTTCAACGCCACCATTCAACAAATTGTTCCAGCAGCCAATCCCAATTCTCGTAGTTTTCTGATCAAGATTCCGCTCCATGATTCTGAGAACCTGATTTCAGGAATGTTTGGACGCATTGCTCTGCCTTTAGGTGAACAACAAGAAACCATTCTCATTCCTAGGAATGCCCTGATTCAACGAGGGCAGTTACAAGGGGTTTATGTCGTCAAGACAAACAATTCTCAATCGATCGCTGTTTTGCGGTGGGTGAAAACAGGGCATCAACAGCATGGACAGGTAGAAATTGTTTCAGGATTGATCACGGGCGATCGCATCATTCGCACCAACATTGGGCAACTCAGCGACGGACAACCGATCACCATTCAGGAATAG
- a CDS encoding metal ABC transporter substrate-binding protein: MGFRWRGSLQGISTDEKPTAARVRELVEEIEAAKIPTIFAEVSVNPKLLTTVAQEAKVQIASRELFADGLGEPGSEGDTYAKMLAANTQTLVEGLGGNFIPFQAQP; encoded by the coding sequence ATGGGATTCCGGTGGAGGGGGTCACTTCAGGGGATTAGCACCGACGAGAAGCCAACCGCCGCTCGGGTCAGGGAATTGGTTGAGGAGATTGAAGCTGCTAAAATTCCCACGATCTTCGCCGAGGTATCGGTCAACCCGAAGCTGTTGACAACCGTTGCTCAGGAGGCCAAGGTGCAAATTGCCAGCCGAGAACTGTTTGCCGATGGACTAGGAGAGCCAGGGAGTGAGGGGGATACCTACGCCAAAATGTTGGCGGCAAATACTCAGACCCTAGTGGAAGGCTTGGGGGGGAATTTTATCCCCTTCCAAGCTCAACCCTAA
- a CDS encoding metal ABC transporter ATP-binding protein: protein MLEVRQLAVNYRGICGLEAVNFSVQPGQLVGVIGPNGAGKSTLLKAMLGLVPTVSGGVDFRSQPLQQQRYRVAYVPQRSQIDWDYPVTVRNVAMMGRTRHLGWLGTPGQGTHAIVQSALERVGIWDLRDRRIGELSGGQQQRVFLGRALTQKADLLLFDEPFTGVDQTTEAVILEIYAELRAEGKILLVSSHNWGQTLTQLDRLLLLNRSLIADGTPQEVMTAENLQRAYGSRLGQSQPPPALESQIFC, encoded by the coding sequence ATGCTAGAAGTCCGGCAATTAGCTGTCAATTATCGGGGGATTTGTGGGCTGGAGGCCGTGAATTTCAGTGTGCAGCCGGGGCAGTTGGTGGGGGTGATTGGCCCCAATGGTGCTGGGAAAAGTACCCTGCTTAAGGCCATGCTGGGATTGGTGCCGACCGTGAGTGGGGGAGTTGATTTTCGCTCCCAACCTCTGCAACAGCAACGCTACCGGGTAGCCTATGTGCCCCAGCGATCGCAGATTGATTGGGACTATCCAGTCACCGTTCGCAATGTTGCCATGATGGGTCGTACTCGACATTTAGGGTGGTTAGGCACGCCGGGTCAGGGAACCCACGCCATTGTTCAATCAGCGCTGGAACGGGTGGGGATATGGGACTTGCGCGATCGCCGCATTGGGGAGTTGTCTGGAGGGCAACAGCAGCGCGTATTTCTGGGGCGGGCACTGACCCAGAAAGCGGATTTACTCCTATTTGACGAACCCTTTACTGGTGTGGATCAAACAACCGAAGCCGTGATTTTAGAGATCTATGCGGAGCTAAGGGCTGAGGGAAAGATTTTACTGGTCAGTAGCCACAATTGGGGACAAACCCTGACCCAGTTAGATCGATTACTCTTACTGAATCGTTCTCTGATTGCGGATGGTACGCCCCAAGAGGTAATGACGGCGGAAAATCTTCAGAGAGCCTATGGTAGCAGACTGGGGCAGAGTCAGCCCCCCCCAGCTTTAGAATCCCAGATTTTTTGTTGA